The following proteins are co-located in the Nocardioides piscis genome:
- a CDS encoding DUF881 domain-containing protein: MVHLDDRPPGEPLPQHVTTPLLTLITERSLDEDYAHVAAGRAAAGRPPTRRMRPWSLPLVVALFGALATIAAVQTSRDAAVNELSRDALIKEVQSGRVDVAVLQRRVRSLREQGVAASAANEDLLEQTDDLENRRRRLEVSTGHVAVRGPGVRIRVSSAPNADPNDEVRDDDLALLVNGLWTAGAEAIAINDQRINALGGIRNTNRAVHVNGRPLTAPYVVQAIGDRSTLAAGLLESSSGLQFFGRVETYEFGYVSQNVEELRLAAAPPPVVRHAEVTTTDKPLADSAQPTKGGDTT; encoded by the coding sequence ATGGTCCACCTCGACGACCGCCCGCCCGGCGAGCCACTGCCCCAGCACGTCACCACTCCGCTCCTGACCCTCATCACGGAGCGATCGCTCGACGAGGACTATGCCCACGTCGCCGCTGGCAGGGCGGCCGCCGGGCGTCCACCCACCCGGCGGATGAGGCCGTGGAGCCTCCCGCTCGTCGTGGCCCTCTTCGGGGCACTGGCGACGATCGCAGCCGTGCAGACCTCTCGCGACGCAGCCGTGAACGAGCTCAGCCGCGATGCGCTGATCAAGGAGGTCCAGAGCGGCCGGGTCGACGTGGCGGTCCTCCAGCGGCGGGTGCGGTCACTGCGGGAACAGGGTGTGGCTGCCAGCGCTGCCAACGAAGACCTCCTCGAGCAGACGGACGACCTGGAGAATCGTCGGCGTCGGCTCGAGGTGTCGACCGGCCACGTGGCCGTGCGCGGCCCGGGAGTTCGGATCCGGGTGAGCAGCGCCCCCAACGCCGACCCCAACGACGAGGTGCGCGACGACGACCTGGCCCTGCTCGTCAACGGCCTGTGGACGGCAGGGGCCGAGGCCATCGCCATCAACGACCAGCGGATCAACGCCCTCGGCGGGATCCGCAACACCAATCGAGCGGTTCACGTCAACGGTCGACCGCTGACGGCGCCCTACGTGGTCCAGGCCATCGGAGACCGCAGCACGTTGGCGGCGGGGTTGCTCGAATCGAGCTCCGGGTTGCAGTTCTTCGGCCGCGTCGAGACCTACGAATTCGGCTACGTGTCGCAGAATGTCGAGGAGCTCCGGCTGGCTGCCGCGCCCCCACCGGTGGTGAGACATGCTGAGGTGACCACCACGGACAAGCCCCTGGCCGACTCCGCACAACCCACGAAGGGAGGAGACACGACGTGA
- the gcvH gene encoding glycine cleavage system protein GcvH: protein MYPDDLKYTTEHEWVRSPGEAEGSVRIGITHFAQDALGDIVYVSLPSVGDQVTAGDTCGELESTKSVSDIYAPLTGEVVARNDALDATPELVNNDPYAAGWLFEIVPADAGAVDGLLDSATYQSGLEG from the coding sequence GTGTATCCAGACGACTTGAAGTACACCACCGAGCACGAGTGGGTTCGCAGCCCCGGCGAGGCCGAGGGATCGGTCAGGATCGGCATCACCCACTTCGCCCAGGACGCACTGGGCGACATCGTCTACGTGTCGCTTCCGAGCGTGGGCGACCAGGTCACCGCGGGCGACACCTGCGGGGAGCTGGAGTCGACGAAGTCGGTCAGTGACATCTATGCGCCGCTGACCGGAGAGGTCGTCGCCCGCAACGACGCCCTCGACGCCACCCCCGAGCTCGTGAACAACGATCCGTACGCCGCCGGCTGGCTCTTCGAGATCGTGCCGGCCGATGCGGGCGCTGTCGACGGGCTGCTCGACTCGGCCACCTACCAGAGCGGGCTCGAGGGCTGA
- a CDS encoding CDP-alcohol phosphatidyltransferase family protein has protein sequence MSRLAGVPLFLWLVLGPEADGLALVVLMVSGVTDFLDGYLARRLDQRSKLGEILDPVADRLYILAVVVGLALRDVIPWWVAIILPLRDLLLWGLVPLLRTRGYSALPVHFLGKAATFNLLYAFPLLLLGDGSGVLPTMALVFGWAFAAWGIGLYWWAGILYAWQVRKLLRDTPRRMARAGP, from the coding sequence ATGTCACGGCTGGCGGGCGTCCCGCTGTTCCTGTGGCTCGTCCTGGGCCCCGAGGCCGACGGCCTCGCCCTCGTCGTGCTGATGGTCTCCGGGGTGACCGACTTCCTCGACGGCTATCTCGCGCGACGCCTCGACCAGCGCTCGAAGCTGGGAGAGATCCTCGACCCGGTGGCGGATCGTCTCTACATCCTCGCCGTCGTCGTCGGGCTGGCACTGCGCGACGTCATCCCGTGGTGGGTCGCGATCATCCTGCCCCTGCGCGACCTGTTGCTGTGGGGGCTGGTGCCGCTCCTGCGCACCCGCGGCTACAGCGCCCTGCCCGTGCACTTCCTCGGCAAGGCCGCGACCTTCAACCTGCTCTACGCCTTCCCGTTGCTCCTGCTCGGAGACGGCAGCGGAGTGCTGCCCACGATGGCCCTCGTGTTCGGCTGGGCGTTCGCAGCCTGGGGGATCGGGCTCTACTGGTGGGCGGGGATCCTCTATGCCTGGCAGGTCCGCAAGCTCCTGCGGGACACTCCGCGACGTATGGCGAGAGCGGGACCCTGA
- a CDS encoding TerC family protein encodes MDVPVWAWAAVLAVIVAMLAVDLFAHREAHVVSVKEAAIWSAVWVSLGLAFGGVVWWTYGSQAGGEYFAGYLIEKSLAVDNVFVFALIFTYFAVPREYQHRVLFYGVLGALVFRAIFIAGGVVLIENFAWILYLFGAFLVYTGWKMFSHRDDQLDPSRNPVLRWARKRIPSTDEYDGQRFWVKRAGKWVATPLFFVLVMVETTDIIFAVDSIPAIFAVTQEPFLVFTSNAFAILGLRAMYFLLADLIHRFIYLKAGLAAILVFVGVKMLLLDVYKIPIWLSLLVISTSITIAVVASLRATRDDQPTRIDEPARS; translated from the coding sequence ATGGATGTCCCCGTTTGGGCCTGGGCCGCGGTGCTTGCGGTCATCGTGGCGATGCTCGCCGTCGACTTGTTCGCACACCGCGAGGCACACGTCGTCTCGGTGAAGGAAGCGGCGATCTGGTCGGCTGTCTGGGTCAGCCTCGGTCTGGCCTTCGGTGGTGTGGTCTGGTGGACCTACGGCTCCCAAGCCGGCGGCGAATACTTCGCCGGCTACCTGATCGAGAAGTCGCTGGCAGTCGACAACGTCTTCGTGTTCGCGCTGATCTTCACCTACTTCGCGGTGCCGCGGGAATACCAGCACCGCGTCCTGTTCTACGGCGTGCTCGGCGCCCTGGTGTTCCGAGCGATCTTCATCGCGGGTGGCGTGGTGCTGATCGAGAACTTCGCCTGGATCCTCTACCTGTTCGGCGCGTTCCTGGTCTACACCGGCTGGAAGATGTTCAGCCACCGCGACGACCAGCTCGACCCCTCTCGCAACCCGGTGCTGCGGTGGGCCCGGAAGCGCATCCCGTCCACCGATGAGTACGACGGGCAGAGGTTCTGGGTCAAGCGGGCCGGCAAGTGGGTGGCCACGCCGCTGTTCTTCGTCCTGGTCATGGTCGAGACGACCGACATCATCTTCGCCGTCGACTCCATCCCCGCGATCTTCGCCGTGACCCAGGAACCGTTCCTGGTGTTCACCAGCAACGCCTTCGCCATCCTCGGCCTCCGGGCGATGTACTTCCTGCTCGCGGACCTCATCCACCGGTTCATCTACCTCAAGGCGGGCCTCGCCGCCATCCTGGTCTTCGTCGGCGTCAAGATGCTCCTGCTCGACGTCTACAAGATCCCGATCTGGCTCTCCTTGCTCGTGATCTCGACCAGCATCACCATCGCCGTCGTCGCCAGCCTGCGCGCGACGCGCGACGACCAGCCCACGCGTATCGACGAACCGGCCCGGTCGTGA
- a CDS encoding small basic family protein, protein MIAALGLLLGVLAGLFFAPDVPVGLERYLPIAVVAALDAVFGGLRALLDGIFDDKVFVVSFISNVVIAAAIVFLGDQLGVGQQLSTGVIVVLGIRIFSNVAAIRRHLFHA, encoded by the coding sequence GTGATCGCTGCCCTCGGCCTGCTGCTGGGCGTCCTCGCAGGGCTGTTCTTCGCACCCGACGTGCCTGTTGGCCTCGAGCGCTACCTCCCCATCGCGGTGGTGGCCGCGCTGGACGCTGTGTTCGGTGGGCTGCGTGCCCTCCTCGACGGGATCTTCGACGACAAGGTCTTCGTCGTGTCCTTCATCAGCAACGTCGTGATCGCCGCTGCCATCGTCTTCCTCGGCGACCAGCTCGGCGTCGGCCAGCAGCTGTCGACCGGCGTCATCGTCGTGCTCGGCATCCGGATCTTCTCCAACGTCGCGGCCATCCGTCGCCACCTGTTCCATGCCTGA
- a CDS encoding DUF881 domain-containing protein: MPESTPGRDRLLDALRSPSRGQLVVGALLAVLGFSAVVQVSDIDRDTTYSGLREQDLIEILNAQSGTVERARSEVARLEEDLESLQSDATSRTAALTQTQERIRTLNIIAGLVPVTGPGIRVTVTETEGRASLNSLLDLVQELRTADAEAIEFNDKHRVVAQSAFDDAASGGIELDGELLETPYVIDVIGDPHALHGALTFGSGPIEQLEDFDGASVDVEELDALVIESRRTPERPVNAERVTAQ; encoded by the coding sequence ATGCCTGAGTCGACTCCGGGCCGCGACCGGCTCCTGGATGCGCTGCGCAGCCCTTCGCGCGGACAGCTCGTCGTGGGCGCCCTGCTGGCGGTGCTGGGTTTCTCCGCCGTGGTCCAGGTCAGCGACATCGACCGTGACACCACCTATTCCGGGCTGCGAGAGCAGGACCTGATCGAGATCCTCAACGCCCAGTCCGGCACCGTCGAGCGCGCGCGGAGCGAGGTCGCCCGCCTGGAGGAAGACCTGGAGAGCCTGCAGTCGGATGCCACGAGCCGCACGGCCGCACTGACCCAGACCCAGGAACGGATCAGGACCCTCAACATCATCGCCGGTCTGGTTCCGGTCACTGGACCGGGCATCCGCGTCACCGTCACCGAGACCGAAGGGCGGGCAAGTCTCAACTCGCTCCTCGACCTGGTCCAGGAGCTGCGCACCGCTGATGCAGAGGCCATCGAGTTCAACGACAAGCACCGTGTCGTCGCACAGAGTGCCTTCGACGACGCCGCGTCCGGCGGTATCGAGCTCGACGGTGAGCTGCTGGAGACGCCATACGTGATCGACGTGATCGGCGACCCGCACGCCCTGCACGGCGCCCTGACCTTCGGCAGCGGCCCGATCGAGCAGCTCGAGGACTTCGACGGGGCCTCGGTCGACGTCGAGGAGCTCGACGCGCTCGTCATCGAGAGCCGACGCACCCCCGAACGACCCGTCAATGCGGAGCGCGTCACAGCCCAGTAG
- a CDS encoding sulfatase family protein: protein MQAWVRGAFGALMMLLVVASAITGADQVTSAPTAVQAASGSVLTGPPESRPNIVFVMADDMRDDDIRWMPHTRELLAERGMDLTDAISPHPLCCPARAQLLTGQYAQNNGVQHNAGPFGGFQALDPAQEISAWFKRAGYQTGFIGKFLNGYSADDVRPAGWNRWDPLSAGVYDYFDFAFENDGDPEIFRDSYVTAVIAARTNDTVREFARSDEPFLVYSWHLGPHYRITPRGRAVPPPAAPEDKGTYADELPPSFETGSFNEPDVLDQPRPFRLRRLADEADVVTEHRARLRSLQSVDRAVASLVETLRSTGELNDTVIVFTSDNGYSLGEHRFLGKNVLTREVLDVPLLVRGPGVEHGTSDLPVTLVDVPATLTSLAGVQPGWQLDGSSFVPSLHGQDQPFRDTTLVQTGDDGGDGWAYRGVRTDRYLYGVNGSDGFLYDDLLDPAQQVNRYDDPAYYEIRARLEQRRRALLSCQGEACNRTFGLLPDPT, encoded by the coding sequence ATGCAGGCGTGGGTGCGTGGCGCGTTCGGCGCCCTGATGATGCTGCTCGTCGTCGCATCGGCGATCACCGGCGCCGACCAGGTCACCAGTGCCCCCACCGCCGTCCAGGCTGCGTCGGGCTCGGTGCTGACCGGGCCTCCTGAGTCGCGTCCCAACATCGTCTTCGTGATGGCCGACGACATGCGCGACGACGACATCAGGTGGATGCCGCACACCCGCGAGCTGCTGGCGGAGCGTGGGATGGATCTCACGGACGCGATCTCGCCCCACCCGCTCTGCTGTCCGGCCCGCGCGCAGCTCCTCACCGGGCAGTACGCACAGAACAACGGTGTGCAGCACAACGCCGGACCCTTCGGCGGCTTCCAGGCCCTGGACCCGGCACAGGAGATCAGTGCCTGGTTCAAACGGGCGGGCTACCAGACCGGCTTCATCGGCAAGTTCCTCAACGGCTACTCCGCCGACGACGTGCGCCCTGCGGGCTGGAACCGTTGGGACCCGTTGAGCGCCGGGGTCTATGACTACTTCGACTTCGCCTTCGAGAACGACGGCGATCCCGAGATCTTCCGCGACAGCTATGTCACCGCCGTCATCGCGGCACGCACCAACGACACCGTCCGGGAGTTCGCGCGCAGCGACGAGCCGTTCCTCGTCTATTCATGGCACCTCGGTCCCCACTACCGGATCACTCCTCGGGGGCGGGCCGTCCCACCGCCGGCAGCTCCCGAGGACAAGGGGACCTACGCCGACGAGCTGCCCCCATCCTTCGAGACCGGGTCCTTCAACGAGCCTGACGTCCTCGACCAGCCGCGGCCCTTCCGCCTGCGCAGGCTCGCCGACGAGGCCGACGTGGTCACCGAGCACCGCGCGCGCCTGCGCTCGCTGCAGTCGGTGGATCGCGCCGTGGCCTCGTTGGTCGAGACGTTGCGCAGCACCGGAGAGCTGAACGACACGGTGATCGTCTTCACCTCAGACAACGGCTATTCGCTCGGCGAGCACCGCTTCCTGGGCAAGAACGTGCTGACCCGGGAGGTGCTCGACGTGCCCCTGCTCGTCCGTGGCCCGGGCGTCGAGCACGGGACCTCCGACCTCCCTGTCACCCTGGTGGACGTGCCGGCGACGTTGACCTCGCTGGCCGGGGTGCAGCCGGGGTGGCAGCTGGACGGCTCCTCGTTCGTGCCGTCGCTGCACGGCCAGGACCAGCCCTTCCGGGACACGACTCTCGTGCAGACCGGGGACGACGGCGGAGACGGGTGGGCCTACCGCGGGGTTCGCACCGACCGCTACCTCTACGGCGTCAACGGCTCGGACGGGTTTCTCTACGACGACCTGCTCGATCCCGCGCAGCAGGTCAACCGCTACGACGACCCGGCCTACTACGAGATCCGGGCGCGGCTCGAGCAGCGCCGCCGTGCACTGCTCAGTTGCCAGGGTGAGGCCTGCAACCGCACGTTCGGGCTCCTGCCCGACCCGACCTGA
- a CDS encoding hemolysin family protein: MTPWLLLLVSLLLVAICGLFVAAEFSLVTVDRVSVERAAASGDAGAQGVQRALRTLSTQLSGAQVGITLTNLAIGFLAEPAIAQLVDGPLTTVGVPESWVSPVAVGIGLTLGTILTMLFGEMVPKNVALALPLETARRTQRFMRGFTAINKWPIRGLNGSANALVRRLGIEPQEELRSARSSEELASLVQRSADQGTLDPETAELMERSVEFGTRTAGEIMTPRVRTTTIDETERASAVIELTRQTGISRFPVLDAEDVVVGTVHVKHAVALPVHERATTRIKHIMVKPTVVPDSLRLDPLLALLRGDGFQMAIVLDEYGGHAGVVTLEDVVEEIVGDISDEHDRLGTRARQRRDGSWSLSGLLRPDEVEDATGIELPHHEDYDTVGGLVMRELGKIPEAGDRVEVAIPDRADHDVPREHLATLTVERMDGLRVDRIELRVVTGEEPRA; the protein is encoded by the coding sequence GTGACTCCGTGGCTGCTCCTGCTCGTGTCGCTGCTCCTGGTGGCCATCTGCGGGCTTTTCGTCGCAGCGGAGTTCTCGCTCGTCACCGTCGACCGTGTGAGCGTCGAGCGCGCGGCGGCCTCGGGTGACGCGGGGGCGCAGGGCGTCCAGCGGGCGCTGCGAACGCTCTCGACCCAGCTCTCGGGCGCGCAGGTGGGCATCACCCTGACCAACCTGGCCATCGGCTTCCTGGCCGAGCCAGCGATCGCTCAGCTGGTCGACGGCCCACTGACCACCGTCGGGGTCCCGGAGTCGTGGGTGTCCCCGGTGGCGGTCGGGATCGGTCTGACCCTGGGCACGATCCTGACGATGCTCTTCGGCGAGATGGTGCCGAAGAACGTCGCGCTCGCGCTCCCGTTGGAGACCGCGCGCCGGACCCAACGGTTCATGCGCGGCTTCACCGCGATCAACAAGTGGCCGATCCGGGGTCTCAACGGTTCGGCCAACGCCCTCGTACGCCGCCTCGGGATCGAACCGCAGGAGGAGCTCCGCTCGGCCCGCAGCTCCGAGGAGCTCGCCTCGCTCGTGCAGCGTTCCGCAGACCAGGGGACCCTCGACCCGGAGACCGCCGAGCTGATGGAGCGCAGCGTCGAGTTCGGCACCCGCACCGCGGGCGAGATCATGACGCCGCGGGTGCGCACGACCACCATCGACGAGACCGAGCGCGCGTCTGCGGTCATCGAGCTCACCCGGCAGACGGGGATCTCGCGGTTCCCGGTGCTGGACGCCGAGGACGTCGTGGTGGGCACTGTCCACGTCAAGCACGCCGTCGCGCTGCCCGTGCACGAGCGGGCCACCACCCGGATCAAGCACATCATGGTCAAGCCGACCGTGGTGCCCGACAGCCTGCGGCTCGATCCGCTGCTGGCGCTGCTGCGGGGTGACGGCTTCCAGATGGCCATCGTCCTGGATGAGTACGGCGGCCACGCCGGAGTGGTCACCCTCGAGGACGTCGTCGAGGAGATCGTCGGGGACATCTCCGACGAGCACGATCGCCTCGGCACCCGCGCCCGGCAGCGTCGCGACGGCAGCTGGAGCCTCTCCGGTCTGCTCCGCCCTGACGAGGTCGAGGACGCAACCGGGATCGAGCTGCCGCACCACGAGGACTACGACACGGTCGGCGGTCTCGTGATGCGCGAGCTCGGGAAGATTCCCGAGGCCGGCGACAGGGTCGAGGTCGCCATTCCTGATCGGGCCGACCACGACGTGCCCCGTGAGCACCTCGCGACCCTGACCGTGGAACGGATGGACGGCCTGCGGGTGGACCGGATCGAGCTGCGAGTCGTGACGGGGGAGGAGCCACGTGCCTGA
- a CDS encoding histidine phosphatase family protein, with protein sequence MTHLVYLVRHGQSEWNVRRLTQGQTSHPRLTMLGREQASRAASLISDDLACRPVTRLVTSDLVRAVETAEVVGDVLGVALALDPRLREQHLGRLEGRGYDETWAAAEAHDWADPTLPVAGGESMMDVHDRLAAVLGEVAEDHDSVTVLVSHGDAIRSAVSHLMGVAPHEAPWVEVANGAVARVDGSITWLG encoded by the coding sequence TTGACCCAGGGACAGACCTCCCACCCGAGGCTCACGATGTTGGGCCGTGAGCAGGCAAGCCGCGCCGCATCGCTGATCAGCGACGACCTGGCCTGCCGACCGGTCACCCGGCTCGTCACGAGCGACCTGGTGCGCGCGGTCGAGACCGCCGAGGTCGTGGGCGACGTCCTCGGGGTGGCCCTGGCGCTCGACCCGCGCCTGCGTGAGCAGCACCTCGGCCGGCTCGAGGGACGGGGGTATGACGAGACCTGGGCGGCCGCGGAGGCGCACGACTGGGCCGATCCGACCCTCCCGGTGGCCGGTGGGGAGTCGATGATGGACGTCCACGACCGGCTTGCCGCCGTGCTGGGCGAGGTGGCCGAGGACCACGACAGCGTGACGGTGCTGGTCTCGCACGGCGACGCGATCCGGTCCGCGGTCTCCCACCTCATGGGTGTGGCTCCGCACGAGGCGCCCTGGGTCGAGGTCGCCAACGGGGCCGTGGCGCGCGTGGACGGGTCGATCACCTGGCTGGGCTGA
- a CDS encoding helix-turn-helix transcriptional regulator encodes MSQTEWTFLSNHGHVLVSLAIDPEARMRDIADAVGITERAVQQIVGDLVSQGYVAKEKVGRRNRYAVNRAEHFRHELEAGLTTGDFLDLVVRSSR; translated from the coding sequence GTGAGCCAGACCGAGTGGACCTTCCTGTCCAACCACGGGCACGTGCTGGTCTCGCTCGCCATCGACCCTGAGGCGCGCATGCGAGACATCGCAGATGCGGTGGGGATCACCGAGCGAGCTGTGCAGCAGATCGTCGGTGACCTGGTGTCGCAGGGCTACGTGGCCAAGGAGAAGGTCGGTCGGCGCAACCGTTATGCCGTCAACCGAGCCGAACACTTCAGGCACGAGCTCGAGGCTGGACTCACCACGGGTGACTTCCTGGACCTCGTCGTCAGGTCCTCACGTTGA
- a CDS encoding hemolysin family protein, producing MPDYVAVLVAVVLLALNAFFVGAEFALLSARRSQIEPRAQEGSRAARTALAAMEQVSLVMAGAQLGITVCSLGLGAIGEPAVAHLLEPALHALNVPDAALHPVSFVIAMTIVVYLHVVLGEMVPKNIALAGADRAALVLSPPMMVIVTLLRPFISVLNLTANLILRMLGIQPADEVSSSYTREQVAALVEESRGEGMIAADEYDRLAGALGFTEKVVTSVLMPVDTLTTVLAGSTPADVESLCAATGFSRFPVATADGTLQGYLHIKDVLESDEERRQRSIDHKWVRPLATVGPEDLLHEALESLQRRGAHMARVVTREGAVLGVVTLEDVLEELVGEIRDGSHHEWAGSTTESG from the coding sequence GTGCCTGACTACGTCGCAGTCCTGGTCGCGGTGGTGCTGCTGGCCCTCAACGCCTTCTTCGTGGGGGCGGAGTTCGCGCTCCTGTCGGCCCGCCGCAGCCAGATCGAGCCCCGCGCCCAGGAAGGCTCCCGGGCAGCACGGACCGCCCTGGCAGCGATGGAACAGGTCTCCCTCGTCATGGCCGGCGCCCAGCTCGGGATCACGGTCTGCTCGCTGGGTCTGGGTGCGATCGGAGAGCCGGCCGTCGCCCACCTCCTCGAGCCCGCACTTCACGCGTTGAACGTTCCTGATGCTGCCCTGCACCCCGTGTCGTTCGTCATCGCCATGACGATCGTGGTCTATCTCCACGTGGTGCTGGGCGAGATGGTGCCGAAGAACATCGCCCTCGCCGGAGCCGACCGCGCCGCTCTCGTGCTCAGCCCGCCGATGATGGTCATCGTCACGCTGCTGCGCCCCTTCATCTCGGTGCTCAACCTGACCGCCAACCTCATCCTGCGGATGCTGGGGATCCAGCCCGCGGACGAGGTGAGCTCGAGCTACACCCGCGAGCAGGTCGCCGCGCTGGTCGAGGAGTCACGCGGCGAGGGCATGATCGCGGCCGATGAGTACGACCGGCTCGCCGGGGCGCTGGGCTTCACCGAGAAGGTCGTGACCTCGGTGCTGATGCCGGTCGACACCCTGACCACCGTGCTTGCAGGATCGACGCCTGCCGACGTCGAGTCACTGTGCGCCGCGACGGGTTTCAGTCGGTTCCCCGTCGCGACCGCCGACGGCACGCTCCAGGGCTATCTCCACATCAAGGACGTGCTGGAGAGCGACGAAGAACGCCGGCAGCGCAGCATCGACCACAAGTGGGTGCGTCCACTCGCCACGGTCGGACCCGAGGACCTGTTGCACGAGGCTCTGGAGAGCCTGCAGCGTCGAGGTGCCCACATGGCACGCGTGGTGACTCGGGAGGGAGCCGTGCTGGGGGTGGTGACGCTCGAGGACGTGCTCGAAGAGCTGGTCGGCGAGATCCGCGACGGCTCGCACCACGAGTGGGCCGGAAGCACGACCGAGTCTGGATAG